In Paenarthrobacter sp. GOM3, a single window of DNA contains:
- the rpe gene encoding ribulose-phosphate 3-epimerase encodes MSQCCINPSILSADFVNLEAELQRISNADAVHVDVMDNHFVPNLTLGLPVVERIQAVSPVPLDAHLMISDADRWAPAYADAGVASVTFHAEAAMAPVKLARELRARGSKAGMALRPATPVEPYLDMLSELDMLLIMTVEPGFGGQSFLDITLPKIRRARAAIEGSGIGVAIQVDGGITEETIVRAAEAGANVFVAGSAVYGHQDPAEAINRLRAAGKAAAAAKA; translated from the coding sequence GCGCATCAGCAACGCCGACGCCGTCCATGTTGACGTCATGGACAACCATTTCGTGCCGAACCTGACACTCGGTTTGCCGGTGGTTGAGAGGATCCAGGCGGTCAGCCCGGTTCCGCTGGACGCGCACCTCATGATTTCCGACGCCGACCGCTGGGCTCCGGCTTACGCTGACGCTGGCGTCGCGTCGGTTACTTTCCATGCTGAAGCGGCCATGGCGCCGGTCAAGCTGGCCCGTGAACTGCGTGCGCGGGGATCCAAAGCCGGTATGGCGTTGCGTCCAGCCACCCCTGTGGAGCCATACCTGGACATGCTCAGTGAGCTGGACATGCTGTTGATCATGACGGTGGAGCCCGGATTCGGGGGCCAGTCGTTCCTTGACATCACCTTGCCCAAGATTCGACGCGCCCGTGCGGCCATTGAGGGGTCGGGCATCGGCGTCGCAATCCAGGTGGACGGTGGCATCACCGAAGAGACCATCGTCCGCGCGGCCGAAGCCGGTGCGAATGTCTTTGTCGCGGGATCAGCCGTCTACGGTCACCAGGACCCGGCGGAGGCCATCAACCGGCTTCGGGCGGCCGGGAAGGCCGCCGCAGCGGCGAAAGCCTGA